The window TTTTTATGGATAATCTGAGGTTCGTTGACGAGCATAACAAGGTGAACAGGAGTTACAAGGTTGGTTTGAACCGGTTCGCGGATATGACCAACTTGGAGTACCGGTCGAAGTTTCTAGGGATGAAGAAGGACCGGTCGGCCAGGCTTTTGGGTGGGGAGTCGGGTCGGTATATGTATCAGGTCGGGGACAAGTTGCCTGCGTCCGTAGATTGGAGGGCCGAGGGCGCTGTCGCCGAGGTTAAGGATCAAGGCCAATGCGGTGAGTTTGTACGATGATCTTTTGTGTTTCTCAGCTTGTTTTGTACTTTGGTTTTTGTTTAAACGGGTTTAAACGGATGTTGTTTTCCTGGAAACTTTACTTTACAATCTTGGTTTTCTATTATGTAAAATAAAATTGGTTGCAAGAAAAAAGCTGTAATCTTTTTACATTTGAACTAGAAAATATGTGATTCTTGATTATATACTATGATTATGTTATTGTTGATTACGTAATTCTTAGCAAAAACCTGTTACTTTTACTGGTTAATAGTCTTGTGTATTCAAGCGATTTTTGATTGTGTAATTAAATCATTCAGCTTTAATTCAAATTGTTGGAATTTTTACTATTTACCTTGTGCTTTGTAAGAAATTTGATAAATTTATCCATCTGCTAGAATTTCTGGCATCCATGAATTATGCTTTGTAACTAACATAATTGTGTGTTCTGAATTGAAGGGAGTTGCTGGGCTTTCTCAACGGTTGGTGCAGTGGAAGGTATAAACAAGATTGTGACCGGTGAGCTAATTTCATTGTCTGAGCAGGAACTTGTGGATTGTGATAAATCCTACAACCAGGGATGCAATGGAGGGCTTATGGACTATGCCTTCCAATTCATCATCAACAATGGTGGCATTGATACCGAGGCGGATTACCCTTACCGTGGTAACGAGGGTACATGTGATGCTAACAGGGTAAGCTTCCAAATCCACCTCATTGGTTTCCATTTCAACAGAGAATTGGTTCATGACTTCATCATGGTCTTGATATTTTCTTCGGTTTTATGCAGAAAAATGCTCATGTTGTTTCTATCGATGGATATGAAGATGTTCCACAAAATGATGAGAGGTCTTTGAAGAAAGCTTTGGCACATCAGCCCGTGAGTGTTGCCATTGAAGCTGGGGGCCGGGAATTCCAGCTCTACCAATCGGTAATGCCTCTATTTCTCATGTTGTTTTCTTGAAACAGTTTTCCTGTTATATTGTTGGACTATCGGTTTACCATTGAATGTTACCATGAAGTATCTGACAAGTTCCAATTTCTATTTTGTGTCTATTCTCTATTCAGGGTGTATTCACCGGACGCTGTGGAACTGATCTAGACCATGGTGTGCTTACTGTTGGGTATGGTACCGAAGATGGCAAGGACTACTGGATTGTGAAGAACTCATGGGGTCCTAACTGGGGAGAAGCTGGTTACATCAGGTTGGAGCGCAATGTGCCTGCCAAGACTGGCAAATGCGGCATAGCCATTGAGCCCTCTTACCCAACGAAGAAGGGTCAGAACCCTCCTAGACCTGGCCCATCCCCTCCATCTCCTCCTCCCCCATTGAGTCCATCAACTGTTTGCGATGATTACTACACTTGCCCTACTGGAACCACATGCTGCTGTGCCTATGCGTATGGAAACTTCTGCTTTGGGTGGGGATGCTGCCCTATGGAGTCTGCAACCTGCTGCGATGACCATTACAGCTGCTGCCCTCATGATTACCCCGTCTGCGACCTTGATGCTGGAACTTGCAAACTGGTAACAATCAGAGCTTCATGATTCTTTCCATTCTTCTTTCTATAATGTGACCTCTTTCGTTTTTGCTAATGTGCTTTTTGTGCTGAAACAGAGCAAGAACAGTCCAATGAGTGTGAAGGCCATGAAGAGAACTGCAGCTACAAGTAGCATTCGCTGGTTTGGCGGCAGGGGTCCAAGAGCTTGAGAATCCAAATTAGTCAGAATTGGTGTCTATTAAAGTAGAACTAAAGTGATAGGCCCGAAATGAGTTTCCAATTACAGACATGAAATTCAGATCCTTTAGAACTGTTGATTATTGTAGATAGATGAAAACTAATGGGGACTGGCCTTATATCAATAAATTGTAAATACTGTTATTTGCTTGTTGCTTCCCTCCATCATGCTTCGTATGGCTTTCTAGTTCTACTGTTCTTGAACGAGTTCATGCCAAATAAAAGCCTTGATACTTTTATGTTTGGTTTGTTCATTCCCTTTTATATCATCTCCCTTTAACACCATAACAATGTCATGAACTGCATTGGTTAACTCAATTGACAAACATATCACACCTTCAAAATTTGACTGGTTTTCGTTAATCGAGCTCACAGCCTCTTACAAACGTGACCGGTTAGCCACTGTCTGAGACTGCTAAACTCCTAAACGGTTTAGTTGCCGTGAGATGATGCTGTTCTTTTATTCTTATCCTAATGAGACAGACGGCGTCAAACCGTCGCCGTTAACTTCGTTGACCACGTGAGATGTCCAGCACAAAACACACATCAATCGGTAACCAAGCTCCCCAATTCTGTCTCTCTCTCTCTCTCTCTCTCACTCTCTCGTATGGAATCTCACCTCTTCTAGATTCTCGCGCCCTCTTGCTCTCGGTAAGATTCGATCCAACCCTCTCTTTGGATTTTCCTTTTCAGTTTTTTAATTTCATTTCCCCTTAATTTATGCCGTTGATTGATTTCTAGGGCTGGATGATTGATCCTTGTTTCAATTCGCATAGTTTATTGATTTGTGTATCTGTGCATATCGTTTCGAGTGTTGATTTAATTGGCAACATTTGGGTGTGAAATTGTTAATTACAATAGTTATGGATCTATTTTGATCGGCGTATGAAGCAAATTAGTGCTAGAATGTTACTGTACTCAGAGTACCTATTTATTCGAGCAAACTTGATCACTTTTTTTATGGTCGAGTGTTGTGGAGAGCATGAACCTCTTGCTAATGTAGCCCTTAAGAGTTTAATATACTCGCTGCCGTTAGCTGAGTAGCTCAGGAAATAGTTTTCGACAGTGAGTATTGGATATAGCTTAGATTTGTAGCAGAGATTCAAATTTCCATGATTATTTACTTTTTGTTGATTAGTATAACTGTAGTTTAAGCTGTTATTTTGCTCCCCCTTCAGAATTTCGGGCGGTTTAGGATGGATTCGGAATCTTCGGTTCCATCGAGTTCACCTTCAGTGAAAGCTCTTGAGGAACAACCTCCTGCTGCCTCAGATTCAGGATCAGATAATAGTTCTCGGGAGGCGCCATCCAAGCTGAGTACATCTGGCTTGACTTCATGGGCCAAAAATCTGAAAATTCCTCAGCCAATGGCACCATCACAAGACTCTCCGACTGGTTCTGGACAGTCGAGTTTTGCTCGCTTTACAAGTGGATTAGGACTGCGCTTGTCTCCAAAAGCTCCGGTGGAAGATGATGATCCCAGTGGGAGCTCAAAAGCTATGCAACCTGGTATATTTGATACTATTACAAAGGGGATAGTCGACTCTTCTAAGAGTGCTGTGAAAGCTGTTCAAGTTAAGGCCCGACATGTTGTCTCTCAAAACAAACGCAGATACCAGGTGAGCTGCTTGATAATTATCTCTGATGCGGTCCTCTTTGTTGTAAAGCGAAGTTTGCATTTGTTTCTCTGTGTGGTGGTCTGTTTTCTCAGAAAAATCTATGGCCTGCCGAATAATGGTTTTTGATATATGTATGACCTCAGTGTTTCTACATTTATAGGAGGGAGGATTTGATTTGGATATGACATATATCACCGAGAACATTATTGCTATGGGATTCCCAGCTGGTGATATGAGCTCTGGCTTTTTTGGATATGTTGAGGTGAGCACACAAATAGCACTTTACATCTGACTTCACTTATCCTGCTGCTGTACATTAAGTTTACCTGAATATATATTGCAGGGGTTCTACAGAAACCACATGGAAGAAGTGATTAAGTTTTTCGAAACTCATCATAAGGTATAATTTAGTTATGTTTCTGATCTACATATCTTTTTAACTTTTTACCTCTTAATTATTATTCTTCGTATTCAAATAAACTTTTCTATTTGTACCTATCAACTATGAACTTGCTCGAAAAGCATTTGGAGTTTATAAGGCTAGTCATACGCTCTCTACTTGATCTCATAGTGGACTGTATATCCTAAACGTATAAGATATAAAGACAACTTATTGTATTTGCAACATACATTTGTTGCTCAATTGGATGCACCAGTAGCAGTTCAAAGTACTTGTCTCCATTTAACCTTTGTATCTTTCTCTAATGTTTTGCCTTTAGAAAGTTGTTATGATGATCATGTTGCATCTTCGTCCACACACTTTTTGAACAATTTCCTGAGCGTAATGTTTTCTCTGTTAATTTTATGTACAAGATGCTATATTTTGGGATGTGCAAGATCGATTTGTTTCTCATATTGGATTTGGATATGTGCCAAATATAAGTTAAGCAGAGCAATTTATTTTCATCTTCATCTTCTTTTGGTCATGGTCTAACCCTTTGTGAGAGGCGGTTGCATGTTCTTGTTGTAACTTGGTCCAGATAATATTAGATTTTGATCACAGAACACATGGATACTAACCCATGCTGCACTGATAAGCAAAACTTTTTGGTGCGGTATCCTTGTGGTGTCTGATATGCTCTGGATACGGCTCCAATATCTTAAAAACCATCTGTTAGTGGGATACATCCAGAAGAAAATTAGACACCTGGGGTAATGTTTTGGAAATTTTCATGCATCTTGAAACAATGATACCTAAAACAGAAACTCTTCTTTTTTCATCCGCAAAGAACCAACTGCTACTTTACGCTTCATTCACGAAAGTAAAAATAAGGGAGAAGCCTGACTCCACTACTCTGCTTTTGCTTTGGAATATGAAGGCTTTCTTTTTTGGTTCTCTTTGCAATCAGATCATTTATGCAATATTCATCATATATTTGTTAAACAATATATATAATATTATTTTTAATAAATGTTACATTGACATATAGCACCTTTTCCCATTATTGTAGCCTGTACCCATGCTTTGGAACATGAAGGCTTTCTTTTTTGGTTCTCTTTGCAATCAGATCATTTATGCAATATTCATCATATATTTGTTAAACAATATATATAATATTATTTTATTAAATGTTACATTGACATATAGCACCTTTTCCCATTATTGTAGCCTGTACCCATGTCAGTGATCATAGGGAATCACTCGTATCCCTATCTCAGTTATCTGACTTGAGTGAAACAGCTTACATTCTTTTTAATATTCTACTGAGTCGTGTGGATTGTGCCATTGGCTGTTGCAATGTGGTTTTGATTTCTGTTATACATATACATAATTATCATATGGATGACTGCCGACATCATTTATTGATTTACACTGTTGTGCTTTATTGATTGACTGTGTTGGTGAATGAAATGTCATGAAGCTTCCGCCATCAGATGTTGAGATGTGGTTTTGGTTATAATTTTATCTTCTACTCATTATCTAGTATTTTATGTATTGGAATATCTTATCTAGAATGAAAAAGAAATAATTATAATAATACTAATATCTTATCTTGCTATATGTGCAGGGGAAGTACAAAGTATACAACCTGTGTTCAGAAAGGCTATATGATGCATCATTATTTGAAGGAAAGGTTGGTAACCATTTCTTCTCTAAACAACTAAAATGAGTGTTCTGGACTAGACTAATGATCTAGTGGAGAGGTTAAAGGAAAATGCTACTTCTGCCTAGA of the Fragaria vesca subsp. vesca linkage group LG6, FraVesHawaii_1.0, whole genome shotgun sequence genome contains:
- the LOC101307319 gene encoding cysteine proteinase RD21a-like, translated to MGLFSLSSRSSGPAMAAAVFFFLLLGLASAADMSIIDYDNKHHMGVVPERTEAEVKAMYESWLVKHRKAYNALGEMERRFEIFMDNLRFVDEHNKVNRSYKVGLNRFADMTNLEYRSKFLGMKKDRSARLLGGESGRYMYQVGDKLPASVDWRAEGAVAEVKDQGQCGSCWAFSTVGAVEGINKIVTGELISLSEQELVDCDKSYNQGCNGGLMDYAFQFIINNGGIDTEADYPYRGNEGTCDANRKNAHVVSIDGYEDVPQNDERSLKKALAHQPVSVAIEAGGREFQLYQSGVFTGRCGTDLDHGVLTVGYGTEDGKDYWIVKNSWGPNWGEAGYIRLERNVPAKTGKCGIAIEPSYPTKKGQNPPRPGPSPPSPPPPLSPSTVCDDYYTCPTGTTCCCAYAYGNFCFGWGCCPMESATCCDDHYSCCPHDYPVCDLDAGTCKLSKNSPMSVKAMKRTAATSSIRWFGGRGPRA